The following is a genomic window from Gymnodinialimonas ceratoperidinii.
CTTTTCCAAACAATACCGAATCTTAAGGGCCGTTTAGGACCCGAGAGATTCGATATTCGGAAGGTTGGGAGTCAAGCGCGAAGACATGTTGCGAGGTTAAGGCGACTCCCGATAACTTGATCTTGCGAGTCATACGCCTTGGGGGTGGATGAGGGGCACCAGCCTCAATTTGACATGCGGCAGGGCCGGGGTGCTTGGACACACTTCGGTCAACATCGACGCTATTGTCGACGCATATCAAATCGAGGTCGAAAGGGACAAACCGCATATCGCACGATATGCGACGCCCCTCTTCTTTTGGTGTTCTTGATCCGCCTCATGATCAGATTTTTTGAATTGTGCCCGGGCACCGCTGGCAAACCGGTGGGCCGAAAAGGGCGCCGTCGATCTGATCATCCTCCGGGGAAGGTTGCTGTGACCAAGCGGCAGATACTGGTGAGGAACCGGCCAACAGATAGGCGCCGGGCATATGAAGGACGGGACGAAGGCATGACGAACGACACATGGAATGATGTGCGACAAGAGCTGTTGAAGGTTGTCGGCAAGAACAACTTCTCTGCATGGATTGAACCCATTGCCTTTGATCGGCTCGACGACCGCACGGCGCATTTCCACGTGCCCACCAATTTCATCGGCTCCTGGGTTACCAACAACTTCGGTGACCTGATTCTGCGCCACCTCTCGGCCCATGGCGCGGGTGCCGACCGCGTGAAGTTCACCGTGGCGCCCCGCGATGCCGATGCGACGCCCGCCAACACGCCTGTTGCAAGCCCCGCGGCCCCTGCGCCCATAGCCTCCGAGCCGGTCATGGCGGCCGAGCCCGCGCCCGCGTCCTTCGCGCCTGCCCCGGCAGCGACCCCGGCTCCGGCCCCCGCAGCCGCCTCCGCCCCGGCCGCCTCGGCGCCCTCCCACGAGCTGCCCGGCGCCAAGCTGAACCCGAATTTCACCTTCGCCAATTTTGTCGTCGGCAAACCGAACGAGCTGGCCCATGCCGCCGCCCGTCGCGTGGCCGAGACGCTGGACGTCACCTTCAACCCGCTGTTCCTTTACGGCGGCGTCGGCCTCGGCAAGACGCACCTGATGCATGCCATCGCCTGGGACCTTCAGGGCCGATTCCCGGACGCCAAGATCCTCTACCTCTCCGCCGAGCAGTTCATGCACCGCTTCGTGCGCGCCCTGCGCGAGCAGGATACCTTCAACTTCAAGGAGACCTTCCGCTCGGTCGATATCCTGATGGTCGATGACGTGCAGTTCATCGCCGGCAAGACCTCGACCCAGCAGGAGTTCTTCCACACGTTCAACGCGCTGGTGGAGATGGGCAAGCAGATCGTCATCTCCGGTGACCGCGCGCCCGTCGACATGGAAGAGCTCGACAACCGCATCGCCTCGCGGCTGCAGTGCGGCCTTGTCGTCGATATCCACCCGACCGATTACGAGCTGCGCCTGAGCGTGCTGCAGCACAAGGCCGAGATGATGGGCGCGAAGTATCAGCACATCACCTTCGCCGACGGCGTGCTGGAATACCTCGCGCAGAAGATCTCTTCGAACGTCCGCGTGCTGGAAGGCGCGCTGACCCGGCTCTATGCCTTCGCCGACCTCGTGCGCCGCGAAGTGACCGTGGACCTCGCCAAGGAATGCCTGACCGACGTGCTGCGCGCGACGGACAAGAAGGTGACCATGGACGAGATCCTCAAGAAGACCTGCGAATACTACAAGATCCGCCAGGTCGACATGATCAGCCAGAACCGCCAGCGCGTCATCGCGCGGCCGCGGCAGATGGCCATGTACCTCTGCAAGCGTCTGACCACCCGCTCCCTGCCCGAGATCGGCAAGAAGTTCGGTGGCCGCGATCACACCACGATCCTTTACGGCGTGCGCAAGATCGAAGAGCTGATGCAGGCGGACAGCCAGATCGCCGAGGATGCGGAACTGTTGCGCAGAACGCTGGAAGCCTGAGCTTTCCGTGCCCCAATCCGTGCTTGCCACTTGACGCTGGCAAGCACGCGGGCAGTATCCTATTCAACTTTGTGAATATCTGGGGTCCGAGACGTCTCGCGGCCCCCAACTCTGTCGGAGCGAAGCTATGAAACTCTCCATCGAACGCGCCACCCTTCTGCGCGCCGTGGCCCAGGCGCAATCCGTGGTGGAGCGGCGGAACACCATTCCGATCCTCGCCAACGTGCTGATCGAGGCCGAGGGAGAGACCGTCAGCTTCCGTGCCACCGACCTCGATATCGAGGTGGTTGACAAGGCCCCCGCCCAGGTGGAGCGCGCCGGGGCGACCACGGTTTCGGCCGTCACGCTGCACGAGATCGTGCGCAAGCTGCCCGACGGCTCGCTCGTGTCGCTGACCGAGGATACCGCCGCCGCACGTCTGACGATCGAGGCCGGGCGGTCGTCGTTCCAGCTCGCCACCCTCCCGCGGGAAGATTTCCCGGTGATGGCGACGACGGATTACGCCGCTAATTTCAGCGCCAAGGCCCCGGTCCTGCGCCGTCTTTTCGACAAGTCAAAATTCGCGATCTCGACCGAAGAGACGCGCTATTACCTCAACGGCGTCTATTTCCACGTGGCGGAAGGCGACAACGGCCAAGCCCTGCGCGCCGTGGCCACCGACGGCCACCGACTGGCCCGCATCGACGCCCCCCTGCCCGATAGCGCGCAGGAAATGCCCGGCGTGATCGTGCCCCGAAAGACGGTGGGAGAGCTGCGCAAGCTGCTCGACGATGACGAGGCCCAGATCGCGGTGAGCGTGTCGGAGACAAAGATCCGCTTCGCGACGCCCGAGATCACCCTGACTTCCAAGGTCATCGACGGCACCTTCCCCGACTACACCCGGGTGATCCCCGCCGGAAACACCCGCCGCATGGAGGTGGACGCCGGCGATTTCGCCAAGGCCGTCGACCTCGTGGCGACGGTTTCCTCGGAACGCTCGCGCGCGGTGAAGATGGCGCTGGACGAGGACCGGCTGGTGCTGTCCGTCAACGCGCCCGACTCCGGGAACGCCGAGGCGGAACTGGTCGTGGCCTATGCCGACGAGAAGCTCGAGATCGGCTTCAACGCCAAGTACCTGCTGGAAATCGCCAGCCAGGTGGACCGGGAGAACGCGGTGTTCATGTTCTCCAGCCCTGCCGAGCCGACGCTGATGCGCGAAGGCAATGATGACAGCGCGATCTACGTCGTCATGCCGATGCGCGTGTAACCCCTGCCGGATGCCTCCGGCGGGAGTTGTATTTTCCAAGATGAAGGGAGGAGCGAGATGAGCCGCGTGTTTGTCTCCTCCCTCGCCCTGTCGCACTTCCGGTCGCACCGACGCGCGCGGCTGGAGTTGGACGGCCGCCCGGTGGCGCTGTTCGGGCCCAATGGCGCGGGCAAGACCAACCTCATGGAGGCGGTCTCGCTGCTGTCGCCCGGGCGCGGGTTGCGCCGCGCGGCGGCCGAGGAGATCATCCGCCGGCCCGAAGCGCTCGGCTGGAAGGTGGCGGCGGAGGTGGCGGGACCGGGGGTGGGCCACGAGATCGCGTTGACCGCCGAGCCGGGTCAGCCGCGGGTGACCCAGATCGACGGCAAGAGCGCGCCGCAGGTGGCCTTGGCGAAGCTCGTGCGGATCGTCTGGCTCGTGCCTTCGCAGGATCGGCTCTGGACCGAGGGCGCGGAGGGGCGGCGGCGGTTTCTCGACCGGATCACGCTGAGCTTCCTGCCCGACCATGCCGAAGCGGTGCTGAGCTACGAGAAGGCCATGCGCGAGCGCAACCGGTTGCTGCGCGACGACGTGCGCGACCCGGCGTGGTACCGCGCGCTTGAGGCGCAGATGGCCGAGGCGGGCGCGCGGATCATCGCAGGCCGTGGGGAGGCGCTCGCACGGATCAGCGCCGCGCAGGAAGGGGCGGCGACGGCCTTTCCGGCGGCGGATCTGGGCATCGAGGCGGAGGTAGTGGTGGAGACCGCCGAGGCGCTGGCGCTGGCCCTTGCCGAGAGCCGTCCGCGCGATCTCGCCGCCGGGCGCACGCTGGTGGGCCCCCACCGCGCCGACATGTCCGCCACCTACCGCGACAAGGGGGTGCCCGCGAAGCAATGCTCGACGGGCGAGCAGAAGGCGCTGCTGATCTCACTGATCCTGTCGAACGCCCGCGCGCTGAAGGCCGAGACGGGCACCGCGCCGCTGGTGCTGCTCGACGAGGTCGCCGCGCATCTGGATGCCCGGCGCCGCGCCGCGCTCTTCGACGAAATCTGCGCGCTGGAGGCGCAGGCCTGGATGACCGGGACCGGGCCCGAGCTCTTCGCCGAACTGGGCCCGCGGGCGCAGCATTTCGAGGTCACGGAGCAGGCCGGAGAGAGCCACGTCGCGGCCCCCTAAATCTTGTGTTCCTCCCGTGACATTCCCCGCCCAAATGCGTATATCTTGGGCGACAGAACGGGATAAAAAAGACATGAGCGACACACCCGCAAACGCCGAAGACTACGGCGCCGATTCCATCAAGGTTCTCAAAGGCTTGGAGGCTGTTCGCAAGCGCCCCGGCATGTACATCGGGGATACCGATGACGGCTCGGGCCTGCACCACATGGTCTACGAGGTCGTGGACAACGGCATCGACGAGGCGCTGGCCGGCCATGCCGATGCCGTTACCGTGACGATTCACGCGGATTCCAGCGTTTCCGTGAGCGACAACGGGCGCGGCATTCCGGTGGGCATCCACGAGGAAGAGGGCGTCTCGGCGGCGGAGGTCATCATGACCCAGCTGCACGCGGGCGGTAAGTTCGACAGCAACTCCTACAAGGTTTCGGGCGGCCTGCACGGCGTGGGCGTCTCGGTTGTGAACGCGCTCTCCGACTGGCTGGAGCTGCGGATCTGGCGCGACGGCAAGGAACATATCGCGCGCTTCGAGCGCGGCGATACCGCAAGGCACCTCGAAGTGGTGGGTGACGCGAACGGCCGGACTGGCACCGAAGTGCGCTTCATGGCCTCGACCGATACGTTCTCGAACCTAGATTACGTCTTCACCACGCTGGAGAACCGCCTGCGCGAGCTGGCCTTCCTGAACTCCGGCGTGCGGATCATCCTGCGCGACGAGCGCCCGGCGGAAGCACTGGAGTCAGAGCTGTTCTACGAGGGCGGCGTGCGCGAATTCGTCCGCTACCTCGACCGCTCCAAGACCTCCTCGATGGAGGAGCCGATCTTCATCACCGGCGAGAAGGACGACATCGGCGTCGAAGTCGCCATGTGGTGGAACGACAGCTACCACGAGAACGTCCTGCCGTTCACCAACAACATCCCCCAGCGCGACGGCGGCACCCACCTTGCGGGCTTCCGGGGCGCGCTGACGCGGACCATCAACCTCTACGCCCAGTCCAGCGGCATCGCCAAGCGCGAGAAGGTGAACTTCACCGGCGATGACGCCCGCGAGGGGCTGACCTGCGTGCTCTCGGTCAAGGTGCCGGACCCGAAGTTCTCCTCGCAGACGAAGGACAAGCTCGTCTCCTCCGAGGTGCGTCCCGCCGTGGAAGGCCTCGTGAACGAGAAGCTGGCGGAATGGTTCGAGGAGCACCCGAACGAGGCCAAGCAGATCGTCGGCAAGATCATCGAGGCCGCGCTGGCCCGTGAAGCCGCACGCAAGGCGCGCGAGCTGACCCGGCGCAAGACAGCGATGGACATCGCCTCACTGCCCGGCAAGCTGGCCGATTGTCAGGAGAAGGATCCCGCCAAGTCCGAGCTGTTCCTGGTGGAGGGTGACTCCGCCGGCGGCTCCGCCAAGCAGGGCCGCTCGCGGCACAACCAGGCGATCCTGCCGTTGAAAGGCAAGATCCTCAACGTCGAGCGCGCGCGCTTCGACCGGATGCTCGGCAGTCAGGAGATCGGCACGCTGATCACGGCGCTCGGCACCGGCATCGGCCGCGACGAGTTCAACATCGACAAGCTGCGCTACCACAAGATCGTCATCATGACCGATGCCGACGTGGACGGCGCCCACATCCGCACCCTGCTGCTGACCTTCTTCTTCCGCCAGATGCCGGAGCTGATCGAGGGCGGCTATCTCTATATTGCGCAGCCGCCGCTCTACAAGGTGAGCCGCGGCAAGTCCGAGGTCTACCTCAAGGACGAGGCCGCCTTCGAGGATTACCTGATCGCCCAGGGCATCGAGGGCGCCAGCCTGCGCCTGCCTTCCGGCGAGGAAATCGTCGGGCAGGACCTCGCCCGCGTGGTTGCCGGGGCGCGCAATTTCAAGCGCATCCTCGATGCCTTCCCGACCCATTACCCCCGCCACATCGTGGAGCAGGCCGCCATTGCCGGTGCGTTCGACAGCGGCAAGGCCGATGCGGACCTGCAGGGCGTCGCCGATGACGTCGCCAAGCGCCTCGACCTCGTGGCTGTCGAATACGAGCGCGGCTGGAACGGCCGCATCACCCAGGATCACGGCATCCGCCTGTCCCGCGTTCTGCGCGGCGTGGAAGAGATCCGCACCCTCGACGGCGCCGTGCTGCGCTCGGGCGAGGCGCGCAAGCTCGCCGAGGTCTCTCGCGACAGCCGCACGATCTATCAGGATCCCGCCACGCTCTCGCGCCGGGACCGGGAACAGTTGATCCACGGACCGACCGAATTGCTCAGCGCGATCCTCGAAGAGGGCGCGCGCGGCCAGCAGATGCAGCGCTACAAGGGACTGGGCGAGATGAACCCCGACCAGCTCTGGGAAACCACGCTCGATCCCGACGCGCGGACCCTGCTGCAGGTCAAGGTCGCCGACCTCGCCGACGCCGACGATATCTTCACCAAGCTGATGGGCGATGTCGTCGAACCCCGGCGCGAGTTCATCCAGAACAACGCCCTCAGCGTCGAGAACCTCGATTTCTGAGAGCGACTGCCACCGTCAAACAGGATCACGGCGCGGGCATCCCCCGCGCCGTTTTCATTCGGGCAAGCGTGCGCCCTGCGCTCAGATCCGGTTCATCATCTTCTGGTATTTCTTGATGAACAGATCCTCGCCTTTCAACATCCGGGTAATGAAATTGCCCACCGTGAACAGCCCGAGGAAGGAATTGCCCCGCTTCGGCCCGAGCGGGATCAGGATCGGCGCCTTGGACCCCCACGGCGCATATTGCAGAAGATCCTCTACCGCCCGACCCGCCATGACCTGCTTCAACGTGGCCTTCAGCCAGACCAGCTGCCGCGTGGCCCCGACCACGGTCATGCCATCGCCGGTCTCGGCCACGTCACCCAGCGCGAAGACATTCGGCAACGCGGGGGAGGGCCGCAGCCAGGGATCCACCTCGACCCGACCCGATCGCGCCGTTTTCGTATCGGGCAGAGCCTCAAGCAGGCCCGAGATCGGCTTCGCCCCCAGCACCGGAAAGATCAGGTCGAAGCGATGCTCCGACCCGTCCGACAGCTTCAACTCGCCCGAAAACGGCGCGCGCGTGCTCTCGAGGTTCTCCGCCTTCTGGCCGAGGATCAAACGCACCCCCGCCTTGCGCAGCTTGCGCGCCAAGGCTTTCCCCAAGCCGTCAGGCTTCTTCGGGAACAGGGCCTCTTCGTCCGAGATCAGCGTGATCTCCTTGTCCGGCATCGCATGGGCGATCTCACCGGCCAGTTCCGTCCCCACGGCGCCGGCACCGATGATCCCCACCGTCTTCGCAGCCTTCAGCCTCTCATAGGCGCGCCGATTGGCCTCGCGCAGCCCGGCGATGTCATCGCCGTCGGGCTTGAAAGGCGAGGCATTGGAGGATCCGGTTCCGACTACGATCAGATCCGCCTCGATCCGCGTGCCATCCTCCAGCGTGACCCCTCCCGCATCGAGGCCCACGGCGCGGGCCTGCACCACGCGCCCATGGGTCAACAACTTGTCATAGGGGATCAGGGCCCGCTCGGTCAGGGACGGGTCCACCACCGCCCGGATCATCGCCGGTGTATGGACAAAATGGCTGCGCGGCTCGATCAGCGTCACATCGGCGCTGTCGTCAAAGGCCGTGGCAAGATCGATCCCGACATAGCCGCCGCCGACAATGGCGATACGCGTGCTCATGGACATTTCCTTTCAAGGGGCGCCACGGGTATCCGCGCCGCGCCCGATAAAACAATCAAGCCCGCGCCAACCGCCGCACCAAGGACAACGGGCATAGGTCGACACGAGCGCATCGGTCTCGCAGGCACCTAGTCCACCCCGCCTCTCCTTCAACCCATGCGCCCAAGCCCCCGGACGCCCCACTCCTTCATCTTGGCCATTACAACTCCAGAGGGAGAGCGTCTTTGCCCGTCAAAGACGCTCGGGGGACTGGTCCCCCAGCAACGCCTCCCGGATTCGCCGAGCCAAAGAGACGCCGCACGCCCACCGCCGGATCACGCGATCCGAATCGCACAGCCAGGGGTAAGGTCCTCCTTACCTTAAGCATTTCTTTCGCCCTCTCCGCCCAAATCGGCCGCGCAAGAAAACTGCGGGGAAACCTTACCTCACGCCCTGACACCCGATAACAGCCCGAGGATCGCCCGCTGACAACCGGCTATCGGACAGTTTTCCGATGCGGCGACACCTCCACGCAGTCACCCATAATACATAGTAAAATCAATCAATTACGCTAATGACATCCGATAACACGCCCCTGTTATGACCTTTCTTTCCTCGGAAATTGTCTGACAGCGCCGGGATGGGCCAAAAGTTGGTCATCGGCTCACAGGGCATTACCCGAAAACGAGCTGCACAACACGAACCTGAAACACACACCTAAACCAAAACTTTATATTTATAGGAATTCACACCATGAAACTCGCACTGATCAAAACCGCCGCCGCTTCCATCGCTCTGATCGCAACCGTTGGCGCCGCCTCCGCTTGCAA
Proteins encoded in this region:
- the dnaA gene encoding chromosomal replication initiator protein DnaA; translation: MTNDTWNDVRQELLKVVGKNNFSAWIEPIAFDRLDDRTAHFHVPTNFIGSWVTNNFGDLILRHLSAHGAGADRVKFTVAPRDADATPANTPVASPAAPAPIASEPVMAAEPAPASFAPAPAATPAPAPAAASAPAASAPSHELPGAKLNPNFTFANFVVGKPNELAHAAARRVAETLDVTFNPLFLYGGVGLGKTHLMHAIAWDLQGRFPDAKILYLSAEQFMHRFVRALREQDTFNFKETFRSVDILMVDDVQFIAGKTSTQQEFFHTFNALVEMGKQIVISGDRAPVDMEELDNRIASRLQCGLVVDIHPTDYELRLSVLQHKAEMMGAKYQHITFADGVLEYLAQKISSNVRVLEGALTRLYAFADLVRREVTVDLAKECLTDVLRATDKKVTMDEILKKTCEYYKIRQVDMISQNRQRVIARPRQMAMYLCKRLTTRSLPEIGKKFGGRDHTTILYGVRKIEELMQADSQIAEDAELLRRTLEA
- the dnaN gene encoding DNA polymerase III subunit beta, producing the protein MKLSIERATLLRAVAQAQSVVERRNTIPILANVLIEAEGETVSFRATDLDIEVVDKAPAQVERAGATTVSAVTLHEIVRKLPDGSLVSLTEDTAAARLTIEAGRSSFQLATLPREDFPVMATTDYAANFSAKAPVLRRLFDKSKFAISTEETRYYLNGVYFHVAEGDNGQALRAVATDGHRLARIDAPLPDSAQEMPGVIVPRKTVGELRKLLDDDEAQIAVSVSETKIRFATPEITLTSKVIDGTFPDYTRVIPAGNTRRMEVDAGDFAKAVDLVATVSSERSRAVKMALDEDRLVLSVNAPDSGNAEAELVVAYADEKLEIGFNAKYLLEIASQVDRENAVFMFSSPAEPTLMREGNDDSAIYVVMPMRV
- the recF gene encoding DNA replication/repair protein RecF (All proteins in this family for which functions are known are DNA-binding proteins that assist the filamentation of RecA onto DNA for the initiation of recombination or recombinational repair.), producing the protein MSRVFVSSLALSHFRSHRRARLELDGRPVALFGPNGAGKTNLMEAVSLLSPGRGLRRAAAEEIIRRPEALGWKVAAEVAGPGVGHEIALTAEPGQPRVTQIDGKSAPQVALAKLVRIVWLVPSQDRLWTEGAEGRRRFLDRITLSFLPDHAEAVLSYEKAMRERNRLLRDDVRDPAWYRALEAQMAEAGARIIAGRGEALARISAAQEGAATAFPAADLGIEAEVVVETAEALALALAESRPRDLAAGRTLVGPHRADMSATYRDKGVPAKQCSTGEQKALLISLILSNARALKAETGTAPLVLLDEVAAHLDARRRAALFDEICALEAQAWMTGTGPELFAELGPRAQHFEVTEQAGESHVAAP
- the gyrB gene encoding DNA topoisomerase (ATP-hydrolyzing) subunit B, with protein sequence MSDTPANAEDYGADSIKVLKGLEAVRKRPGMYIGDTDDGSGLHHMVYEVVDNGIDEALAGHADAVTVTIHADSSVSVSDNGRGIPVGIHEEEGVSAAEVIMTQLHAGGKFDSNSYKVSGGLHGVGVSVVNALSDWLELRIWRDGKEHIARFERGDTARHLEVVGDANGRTGTEVRFMASTDTFSNLDYVFTTLENRLRELAFLNSGVRIILRDERPAEALESELFYEGGVREFVRYLDRSKTSSMEEPIFITGEKDDIGVEVAMWWNDSYHENVLPFTNNIPQRDGGTHLAGFRGALTRTINLYAQSSGIAKREKVNFTGDDAREGLTCVLSVKVPDPKFSSQTKDKLVSSEVRPAVEGLVNEKLAEWFEEHPNEAKQIVGKIIEAALAREAARKARELTRRKTAMDIASLPGKLADCQEKDPAKSELFLVEGDSAGGSAKQGRSRHNQAILPLKGKILNVERARFDRMLGSQEIGTLITALGTGIGRDEFNIDKLRYHKIVIMTDADVDGAHIRTLLLTFFFRQMPELIEGGYLYIAQPPLYKVSRGKSEVYLKDEAAFEDYLIAQGIEGASLRLPSGEEIVGQDLARVVAGARNFKRILDAFPTHYPRHIVEQAAIAGAFDSGKADADLQGVADDVAKRLDLVAVEYERGWNGRITQDHGIRLSRVLRGVEEIRTLDGAVLRSGEARKLAEVSRDSRTIYQDPATLSRRDREQLIHGPTELLSAILEEGARGQQMQRYKGLGEMNPDQLWETTLDPDARTLLQVKVADLADADDIFTKLMGDVVEPRREFIQNNALSVENLDF
- a CDS encoding NAD(P)/FAD-dependent oxidoreductase → MSTRIAIVGGGYVGIDLATAFDDSADVTLIEPRSHFVHTPAMIRAVVDPSLTERALIPYDKLLTHGRVVQARAVGLDAGGVTLEDGTRIEADLIVVGTGSSNASPFKPDGDDIAGLREANRRAYERLKAAKTVGIIGAGAVGTELAGEIAHAMPDKEITLISDEEALFPKKPDGLGKALARKLRKAGVRLILGQKAENLESTRAPFSGELKLSDGSEHRFDLIFPVLGAKPISGLLEALPDTKTARSGRVEVDPWLRPSPALPNVFALGDVAETGDGMTVVGATRQLVWLKATLKQVMAGRAVEDLLQYAPWGSKAPILIPLGPKRGNSFLGLFTVGNFITRMLKGEDLFIKKYQKMMNRI